A genomic region of Vitreoscilla filiformis contains the following coding sequences:
- the dapD gene encoding 2,3,4,5-tetrahydropyridine-2,6-dicarboxylate N-succinyltransferase encodes MSQQLQALIDAAWEQRTTLNAGTHGEVRDAVNSVIEQLNNGTLRVASRDGVGQWTVHQWIKKAVLLSFRLNDNRVQRAGEINFFDKVDTKFAGMSDEAIAATGVRVVPPAVARKGSFIAKGAVLMPSYVNIGAYVDEGTMVDTWATVGSCAQIGKNVHLSGGVGIGGVLEPLQANPTIIEDNCFIGARSEVVEGVIVEENSVLGMGVYIGQSTPIFDRATGEITYGRVPSGSVVVSGNLPKTAANGAPYSMYAAIIVKRVDAQTRSKTSINELLRD; translated from the coding sequence ATGAGCCAACAACTGCAAGCCCTCATCGACGCCGCCTGGGAACAGCGCACCACCCTGAACGCCGGCACCCACGGCGAAGTGCGCGACGCGGTGAACAGCGTCATCGAGCAACTGAACAACGGCACGCTGCGCGTGGCCAGCCGCGACGGCGTGGGCCAGTGGACGGTGCATCAGTGGATCAAGAAGGCCGTGCTGCTGTCCTTCCGCCTGAACGACAACCGCGTGCAACGCGCCGGCGAAATCAACTTCTTCGACAAGGTGGACACCAAGTTCGCCGGCATGAGCGATGAGGCCATCGCCGCCACCGGCGTGCGTGTGGTGCCGCCGGCCGTGGCGCGCAAGGGCAGCTTCATCGCCAAGGGTGCGGTGCTGATGCCGTCGTACGTCAACATCGGCGCTTATGTCGATGAAGGCACGATGGTGGACACCTGGGCCACCGTCGGTTCGTGCGCACAGATCGGCAAGAACGTGCATTTGTCGGGCGGCGTGGGCATCGGCGGCGTGCTGGAACCGCTGCAAGCCAACCCGACCATCATCGAAGACAACTGCTTCATCGGTGCGCGCTCGGAAGTGGTCGAAGGCGTCATCGTCGAAGAAAACTCGGTGCTGGGCATGGGCGTCTACATCGGCCAAAGCACGCCGATTTTTGACCGCGCCACCGGCGAAATCACCTATGGCCGCGTGCCGTCCGGCTCGGTGGTGGTGAGTGGCAACCTGCCCAAGACCGCTGCCAACGGCGCGCCGTACAGCATGTACGCCGCCATCATCGTCAAGCGCGTGGACGCCCAAACCCGCAGCA